One Brassica oleracea var. oleracea cultivar TO1000 chromosome C7, BOL, whole genome shotgun sequence genomic window carries:
- the LOC106306526 gene encoding putative invertase inhibitor yields the protein MKFLINLAIMFFLLINIFTANTQSLIQTSCKKAAARDPKLRLDFCIKSLEGHQRSKTAQSLGELATASMKNAGMRSRSLEAKADKILEEKDYGKNSVLGMVIKDCAMIYKDNAVTLKEAVTSVRVRDYKTAIFVMSSALNATRFCETRFETRDPPRISPFTRDNEFLTQMILIPLDFTKMLK from the coding sequence ATGAAATTCTTGATTAACCTTGCTATTATGTTCTTTCTCCTCATAAACATTTTCACAGCAAACACACAATCTCTCATTCAAACTTCTTGCAAGAAAGCAGCAGCTAGAGACCCGAAACTCAGACTCGATTTCTGCATCAAGTCTCTAGAAGGGCACCAACGCAGCAAAACCGCACAAAGTCTGGGCGAATTAGCCACGGCCTCGATGAAAAACGCTGGGATGAGGTCGAGGAGCTTGGAAGCAAAGGCTGACAAGATTCTCGAGGAGAAGGACTACGGGAAAAACAGTGTTCTCGGAATGGTAATCAAAGACTGCGCCATGATTTACAAAGACAATGCTGTGACCTTGAAGGAAGCTGTGACAAGCGTTAGAGTGCGTGATTACAAAACAGCAATCTTCGTTATGAGTTCTGCACTGAATGCGACGAGATTTTGCGAAACTAGATTCGAAACAAGAGACCCGCCTCGGATATCTCCGTTTACAAGAGATAACGAGTTTTTGACTCAGATGATTCTTATTCCTTTAGATTTTACAAAAATGTTGAAATGA